One window of Magallana gigas chromosome 2, xbMagGiga1.1, whole genome shotgun sequence genomic DNA carries:
- the LOC105332466 gene encoding cephalotocin receptor 1 — MNGSCINNLNFTCLLFTELTTLETTNQSDYLHRDETLAHVEIAVQAVIFVFAVFGNATVLGVLFPRKRTRMHLFMMHLSLADLFVAFCNVLPQLIWDVTYVFIGNDFLCRLVKYLQIVAMYASSYVMLMSAIDRYIAICHPFFSHKIRSGKVHLMVCIAWVLSLVLPVPQLLIFSYKVREDGQYDCWATFNPEWTLPLTITYYTVTVFFLPIIILTFCYGRICYVVIKRSRKNDQFNPTRNPSPVPSYHECVEGREAQAFCKINVKLVKNCRKNGISRTKIKTVRLTLAVVLCYFICWTPFFLFQMWGAYDSSAPYTSKAFVIILLFASLNSCTNPWIYLAFSDGLMDRIRHWKFNPTPTSHFVMSGFPLQTTTEAAV, encoded by the exons ATGAACGGATCttgtataaacaatttaaattttacgTGTCTACTTTTCACGGAGTTAACCACTTTGGAGACAACAAACCAGTCGGACTATTTACACAGAGACGAAACGTTGGCCCACGTTGAGATTGCGGTACAGGCGGTGATTTTTGTCTTCGCCGTGTTTGGTAATGCTACCGTTTTGGGAGTTTTGTTTCCCAGAAAACGAACACGAATGCATCTATTCATGATGCACTTGAGTCTTGCAGATTTATTTGTGGCTTTTTGTAACGTGTTGCCTCAACTTATTTGGGATGTTACGTACGTTTTCATCGGCAACGATTTCCTGTGTCGACTGGTGAAATACTTACAAATCGTTGCTATGTACGCATCCTCTTACGTGATGTTAATGTCAGCAATAGACAGGTACATAGCTATTTGTCATCCATTTTTCAGCCATAAGATTCGTTCCGGGAAAGTCCATCTAATGGTGTGCATAGCTTGGGTTTTGTCCCTTGTTCTTCCTGTGCCCCAACTTTTGATATTTTCCTACAAAGTCCGTGAGGATGGACAATACGACTGTTGGGCAACCTTCAACCCGGAATGGACACTCCCTCTCACTATCACGTATTACACCGTGACGGTATTTTTTCTACCCATCATCATATTAACTTTTTGTTACGGCCGAATTTGCTATGTTGTCATCAAAAGAAGCAGAAAAAATGACCAGTTTAACCCAACCAGAAACCCGTCCCCGGTTCCTTCCTACCACGAGTGCGTCGAGGGGAGGGAGGCACAGGCATTCTGCAAGATAAACGTTAAGCTTGTCAAAAATTGTCGTAAGAATGGCATTTCCCGGACAAAAATTAAAACCGTTCGGTTAACATTAGCGGTGGTGCTGTGTTACTTCATATGCTGGACgcctttctttctttttcaaatgtgGGGGGCTTATGATTCATCGGCACCATACACAA GTAAAGCATTTGTCATCATCCTGTTATTTGCCAGCTTGAACAGTTGTACGAACCCTTGGATCTACCTCGCCTTCAGTGACGGCTTAATGGACAGAATAAGACACTGGAAGTTCAACCCGACGCCGACGTCACACTTCGTCATGAGCGGGTTTCCTCTGCAGACGACGACAGAGGCCGCTGTTTAA